From the genome of Candidatus Electrothrix communis, one region includes:
- a CDS encoding RimK family alpha-L-glutamate ligase — protein MKLAILSCNGQSYSTRRLREAALQRGHKVKVLNTLKFAIDLDQGMPDLYFRQKHLSQYDAVLPRIGSSITYYGTAVVRQFEQMDVFCANSSASIGNSRDKLRSLQILSRHSIGIPQTTFVRDKKDVLPAIERVGGAPVVIKLIEGTQGIGVILANSLSTAAGIVELLQSQKQSVLIQKFVKESKGKDIRAFVVGDRVVGAMRRVAQGQEFRSNVHRGGITEPVQLDELYTETAVRAAQILGLRVAGVDLLEGKDGPQIMEVNSSPGLEGIEGCTQLDIAGSIVDYIAAQVNFPEIDLRQRLTVSSGYGVAEIHIPEGSEYIGKTITESRLREKDIVVLTLHRNAKVIPNPKPERELFAGDRLLCFGKLELMRDMTPKKVRRKRQPKIKHLPDLPVADEVYKESGTIESVAIPSETDGNDHE, from the coding sequence ATGAAACTCGCTATTCTCTCATGCAACGGCCAAAGTTACAGCACACGCCGACTTCGTGAGGCTGCGCTGCAACGGGGCCATAAGGTTAAGGTGCTCAATACGCTGAAGTTTGCCATAGATCTGGACCAGGGCATGCCTGACCTGTATTTTCGCCAAAAACACCTTTCTCAATATGATGCCGTCTTGCCGAGAATCGGCTCCTCAATCACCTATTATGGTACTGCTGTTGTACGGCAATTCGAACAAATGGATGTGTTTTGTGCGAACTCATCCGCGAGTATTGGAAATTCAAGAGATAAACTCAGGAGTTTGCAGATACTCAGTCGGCATTCTATCGGTATTCCGCAAACGACTTTTGTCCGAGATAAAAAGGATGTCCTGCCAGCAATTGAGCGAGTTGGCGGGGCACCTGTTGTCATCAAATTAATTGAAGGGACGCAGGGGATCGGCGTCATCTTGGCGAATTCGCTCAGTACTGCCGCTGGAATCGTTGAACTTTTGCAGAGTCAGAAACAGAGTGTTCTTATTCAGAAATTTGTCAAGGAAAGCAAGGGGAAAGATATCAGAGCCTTTGTTGTCGGTGATCGGGTCGTGGGAGCGATGCGACGAGTCGCGCAGGGACAGGAATTTCGCAGCAACGTCCATAGAGGTGGCATCACCGAGCCGGTGCAGCTTGATGAATTGTACACCGAGACGGCTGTGCGGGCAGCGCAGATATTAGGGCTTCGGGTGGCGGGTGTGGATCTTCTTGAAGGGAAAGATGGACCGCAGATTATGGAAGTGAATTCCTCACCGGGTTTAGAGGGAATTGAAGGGTGTACGCAACTTGATATTGCCGGATCAATAGTTGACTATATTGCTGCGCAGGTGAATTTTCCAGAGATTGATCTTCGGCAACGGTTAACAGTGAGCAGCGGCTATGGCGTTGCAGAAATTCATATCCCTGAAGGATCTGAGTATATAGGAAAAACTATTACTGAGTCACGGCTCCGCGAAAAAGATATTGTGGTGCTGACCCTCCATCGGAACGCAAAGGTCATCCCTAATCCGAAACCAGAACGGGAGTTATTTGCAGGTGATCGTCTACTCTGCTTCGGCAAACTTGAATTGATGCGTGACATGACGCCGAAGAAGGTTCGCCGTAAGCGACAACCGAAAATTAAGCACTTACCCGATCTGCCTGTGGCCGATGAAGTCTACAAAGAATCCGGGACAATCGAGTCTGTTGCAATACCGTCAGAGACAGATGGGAACGACCATGAATAG
- a CDS encoding succinylglutamate desuccinylase/aspartoacylase family protein, with amino-acid sequence MGTTMNRPAPRKSMFDWFGEKIEPGESRNVHLVVGESYSSMTVDIQIHVRRALEDGPVVFVTGALHGDEINGCGAIRQLIQDDTFQVQRGALVLIPVLNLPAFERHSRYLPDRRDLNRSFPGSVDGSLASRMAFTIFNEIVKRCDYGIDLHTASVRRTNYPTVRGDLTNSEVRRLAEAFGVEIIMNNKGPKNSFRREACNAGCPTIIMEGGEVWKVEPGIVETEVRGIKNVLRELNMLDGEIESPAYQIVIEKSKWIRSERGGFLDFHIKPGDIVKKGQPIITNTTLLGESQDTLYAPFNGVVMGMTSLPSISPGEPICNLGKLPIQYSPEKLARLRAKEDGLEQQVLDDLGTNVLVTGPPDKMASS; translated from the coding sequence ATGGGAACGACCATGAATAGGCCTGCTCCTCGAAAGTCGATGTTTGATTGGTTCGGTGAAAAAATCGAGCCCGGTGAATCACGTAATGTACATCTTGTTGTGGGCGAAAGTTACAGCAGCATGACAGTGGATATTCAAATCCACGTACGACGCGCACTAGAAGACGGACCGGTCGTGTTTGTAACCGGGGCCTTGCACGGTGATGAGATCAATGGTTGCGGAGCTATTCGCCAACTCATTCAGGATGATACTTTTCAGGTTCAGAGAGGGGCTCTTGTCTTAATTCCGGTGCTGAATTTACCCGCCTTTGAGCGCCATTCCCGCTATCTCCCGGATCGTCGGGATTTGAACCGTTCCTTTCCCGGCTCTGTTGATGGGAGCCTTGCCAGTCGTATGGCGTTTACAATCTTTAACGAGATTGTAAAGAGGTGTGATTACGGTATTGATTTACATACAGCATCGGTCCGGCGAACCAACTACCCGACAGTTCGTGGTGACCTGACAAACTCTGAAGTTCGCCGACTGGCCGAAGCCTTCGGTGTTGAAATCATAATGAACAATAAAGGCCCGAAAAATTCCTTTCGTCGGGAAGCATGCAATGCCGGATGCCCGACAATTATTATGGAAGGCGGCGAAGTATGGAAAGTAGAGCCCGGCATTGTGGAAACCGAAGTTCGTGGTATAAAAAATGTACTGCGTGAACTGAACATGCTGGACGGCGAGATAGAAAGCCCTGCCTATCAGATTGTGATTGAGAAATCAAAATGGATTCGGTCGGAGCGGGGGGGATTTCTTGATTTTCATATCAAACCCGGTGACATCGTAAAAAAAGGTCAGCCTATAATAACCAATACAACTCTTCTCGGTGAAAGCCAGGATACGCTTTATGCACCCTTTAACGGGGTGGTGATGGGCATGACAAGTCTGCCCTCCATCAGTCCGGGCGAACCTATCTGCAACCTCGGTAAATTACCGATACAATACAGTCCAGAGAAATTGGCACGATTGCGGGCAAAGGAAGACGGGTTGGAACAACAGGTTTTGGACGATCTGGGCACAAACGTTCTTGTAACTGGCCCGCCTGACAAGATGGCTTCATCCTGA
- a CDS encoding RimK/LysX family protein: MRKRKVELPIIGWREWVKLPSLGVDKIKVKVDSGARSSSIQAVNLKTFDRDGEQWVRFKIHPIQRSIKGTLDAEARVLEFRSIKSSNGIAKIRPVILADIELLGQVWEVELTLASRDNMGFRMLLGREAFRDRFMVDGGRSYYGGRPDRKKKVNRGPKTDSEPQNQGKS; encoded by the coding sequence GTGAGAAAAAGAAAAGTTGAGCTGCCGATTATCGGTTGGCGGGAGTGGGTTAAACTTCCAAGTCTCGGTGTTGACAAAATTAAAGTAAAGGTCGATTCCGGAGCACGTTCCTCATCGATACAGGCAGTCAACCTCAAGACATTTGATCGAGATGGAGAACAATGGGTGCGTTTCAAAATTCACCCTATCCAGCGTTCGATCAAGGGTACTCTTGACGCAGAAGCCAGAGTACTTGAGTTCAGATCTATTAAGAGTTCAAATGGAATAGCTAAAATCAGGCCGGTCATTTTGGCGGATATAGAGTTACTCGGGCAAGTGTGGGAGGTGGAACTGACTCTTGCAAGTCGTGATAATATGGGGTTCAGGATGCTTCTTGGTCGTGAAGCATTCAGGGATCGATTTATGGTTGACGGGGGGAGATCTTATTATGGTGGTAGACCGGATCGGAAGAAAAAGGTAAATAGAGGCCCAAAAACAGATTCTGAACCTCAAAATCAAGGAAAATCATGA
- the nhaA gene encoding Na+/H+ antiporter NhaA, giving the protein MKKKTTRFITEFLKMEAAGGILLMLTAALAVISANISDLSSLYEAFLHLYPFSWIPGIKAVGLNLSLHHIINDGLMAVFFFLVGLELKREMLEGELSNRQNIMLPVIGAVGGMLIPALIYTALNIGDATAMRGWAVPTATDIAFALGVLTLLGSGVPNSLKIFLTSLAIFDDLGAVLIIAFFYTSKIFAVPLAVVAGCVVVLAMLNRMQVLAKAPYLLVGAIMWFATLKSGVHATLAGVLLAMFIPLSSAKNPEISPLKSLEHSLHTVVAYCILPVFAFANSGLNLKGVGMDQVLHSVPLGIALGLVVGKQIGVFGLCFLSLKLKIAQLPKGINMGHLYGASLLCGIGFTMSLFIGGLAFQGGGAEKLFDERIGIILGSLISGGAGYAVLRMVAGRAAAAK; this is encoded by the coding sequence ATGAAGAAGAAAACAACAAGATTTATCACCGAGTTTTTAAAAATGGAAGCAGCCGGGGGGATTCTCCTGATGCTTACAGCTGCCTTGGCTGTTATCAGCGCCAATATTTCCGACTTGAGCAGTCTCTATGAGGCTTTTCTTCATCTTTATCCGTTTTCCTGGATACCTGGCATTAAGGCTGTCGGTCTCAACCTTTCTTTGCACCATATTATTAATGACGGCCTGATGGCGGTCTTTTTCTTCTTGGTGGGCCTGGAATTAAAACGGGAAATGTTAGAAGGTGAGCTTTCGAACAGGCAGAATATTATGCTGCCGGTGATCGGGGCAGTGGGCGGGATGCTGATCCCAGCACTGATCTACACGGCGTTGAATATCGGGGATGCCACGGCAATGCGAGGCTGGGCCGTTCCCACAGCAACGGATATTGCCTTTGCTCTGGGGGTACTGACTTTGTTGGGTTCGGGGGTGCCGAATTCTTTAAAGATTTTTCTTACTTCCCTGGCAATTTTTGATGATCTTGGTGCCGTTCTGATCATTGCCTTCTTTTATACCAGTAAAATTTTTGCTGTACCGCTGGCAGTGGTTGCCGGTTGCGTGGTCGTACTGGCTATGCTTAATCGTATGCAGGTGCTTGCCAAGGCCCCTTATTTACTGGTCGGTGCAATCATGTGGTTTGCCACCCTGAAATCGGGGGTCCATGCCACCCTTGCCGGTGTGCTCCTGGCCATGTTCATTCCGCTTTCCTCTGCGAAGAATCCAGAAATTTCACCGCTGAAAAGCCTTGAGCACAGCCTGCACACGGTTGTTGCCTATTGTATCCTCCCTGTCTTTGCCTTTGCCAACTCCGGCCTGAATCTGAAAGGAGTGGGCATGGATCAGGTGCTGCATTCAGTGCCGCTGGGTATCGCTCTCGGCTTGGTTGTCGGCAAACAGATAGGAGTGTTCGGTCTCTGCTTTCTTTCCCTCAAATTGAAGATCGCCCAGTTGCCCAAGGGAATCAATATGGGTCATCTCTACGGGGCCTCCTTGCTTTGCGGGATCGGTTTCACCATGAGCCTGTTCATCGGCGGGCTGGCTTTTCAGGGTGGTGGGGCAGAAAAACTTTTTGATGAACGGATCGGCATTATTCTTGGTTCCCTGATTTCAGGTGGGGCTGGTTATGCGGTTCTGCGGATGGTGGCGGGGAGAGCTGCTGCTGCAAAATGA
- a CDS encoding Fic family protein, with the protein MSSYTPPFTLTTRILDSVERIGEALGRLHMSKEQQVAPHLRRNNRIRTIQASLAIEGNTLSIDQVTAVLAGKRVLGTPHEVQEVRNGFVAYEQLDQWQPGKLEHLCAAHKALMTGLLDDPGRLRRGSVGIKRKGEVIHIAPPAENLPALLGSLLSWLTSTDLHPLVASSVFHYELEFIHPFMDGNGRLGRLWQTLILGRWRAVFFFIPIETVIHNRQEEYYRALHRSDSEGSSTLFVDFMLSAILAACEELSTPEAAPEVTPEVQRLIDVLDGEINRREIQGLLRLKAEKNFRLLYLRPALDMGLIEMTIPDKPRSPRQCYRLTLTGQAVKKREKGRVEGDLNDA; encoded by the coding sequence ATGAGTTCCTACACCCCTCCCTTTACCCTGACAACGCGGATTCTTGACTCGGTGGAACGGATAGGTGAAGCCCTAGGGCGTCTGCACATGAGCAAGGAACAGCAGGTCGCGCCCCATTTACGCCGGAACAACCGCATTCGTACTATCCAGGCCTCCTTGGCAATAGAGGGAAATACCCTGAGCATAGACCAAGTCACAGCAGTGCTGGCTGGCAAACGGGTGCTGGGGACACCTCATGAAGTTCAGGAGGTGCGTAACGGTTTTGTCGCCTATGAGCAGCTGGATCAATGGCAGCCCGGAAAGCTGGAGCATCTTTGCGCGGCTCACAAGGCACTTATGACAGGTCTCCTTGATGATCCGGGGCGTTTGCGTCGCGGCAGCGTGGGTATCAAGCGGAAGGGGGAGGTGATTCATATTGCTCCGCCAGCTGAGAACCTGCCCGCTCTGCTGGGGTCCCTGCTGAGTTGGTTGACCTCTACAGATCTTCATCCTTTGGTGGCTAGTTCGGTGTTTCATTACGAGCTGGAGTTCATTCATCCCTTTATGGACGGGAACGGTCGGTTGGGCCGACTTTGGCAGACCTTGATTCTTGGGCGATGGCGAGCTGTTTTCTTTTTTATCCCCATTGAAACCGTGATCCACAATCGGCAGGAGGAATATTACCGCGCCCTTCACCGGAGCGACAGTGAAGGTTCGTCCACACTCTTTGTTGACTTCATGCTCTCGGCCATTTTAGCCGCCTGTGAGGAATTATCCACACCCGAAGCTGCACCTGAAGTTACACCCGAAGTTCAGCGGCTCATTGACGTGCTTGATGGGGAGATTAATCGTCGTGAAATCCAGGGACTACTTAGGTTGAAGGCGGAAAAAAACTTTCGGCTTCTTTATCTGCGTCCGGCTTTAGATATGGGGTTGATTGAAATGACCATCCCGGATAAACCGCGTAGTCCCAGGCAATGCTACCGTTTGACCTTGACTGGTCAGGCTGTGAAAAAGAGAGAAAAAGGGCGGGTAGAGGGTGACTTGAATGATGCTTGA